The Rhododendron vialii isolate Sample 1 chromosome 5a, ASM3025357v1 genome contains a region encoding:
- the LOC131325505 gene encoding probable receptor-like protein kinase At1g11050 isoform X2 → MKSVSLILSLFSLSLLSLASSASTNTSTTATTCPMDLGYVQRIPWLTSTCKTNSNNISNCCQTLLSLYGIGLSQHLKETSLFNLPDLPTSVSCLSDFQSQLDFLSLPSNLTSLCFDPLQFVITPNLCASIRSTSDWLAHLGPTTPLNSACRSDLTDLTSCDACVNAGFQVQTELIRIDGNTSHSRDCFYFAVLYAAGIVNEYGPESNSVISCILGLTIASQTKSSKAHSALVFGLTGAGIAVLFMSVLICLYFRWNKRWRKESDRFDWGDIEELGSRPRNPRPNTGSIWFKIDELVKATNNFSQKNFIGRGGFGMVYKGNLPDGTVVAVKRVIESDFQGNEEFCNEVEIISNLKHRNLVPLRGCCVTGEDGGNHDERESQRFLVYDYMSNGNVDDHLFCCKNETRIGKQPLTWPQRKSIILDVAKGLAYLHYGVKPAIYHRDIKGTNILLDADMRARVADFGLAKQSREGQSHLTTRVAGTHGYLAPEYALYGQLTEKSDVYSFGVVVLEIICGRKALDLSSSGPPHAFLITDWAWSLVKAGKIEEVLDASLLGDGDSANSNPKAIMERFVLVGILCAHVMVALRPTILDALKMLDGDIEVPAVPDRPTPLGHPSFPGYGNTFSISPALSGLKLLTGDMLR, encoded by the exons ATGAAAAGTGTTTCCctaatcctctctctcttctccctctctctcctctccctcgcATCCTCAGCATCCACCAACAcatccaccaccgccaccacatgCCCAATGGACCTGGGCTACGTCCAACGGATCCCCTGGCTCACCTCCACCTGCAAAACCAACTCCAACAACATCTCCAACTGCTGCCAAACCCTACTCTCCCTCTACGGCATCGGCCTCTCCCAACACCTCAAAGAAACCTCCCTTTTCAATCTCCCGGATTTGCCCACGTCCGTCTCTTGCCTCTCCGATTTCCAATCCCAGCTCGATTTCCTCTCCTTGCCCTCCAATTTGACCTCCCTTTGTTTCGACCCTCTTCAGTTCGTCATTACGCCCAACCTCTGTGCTTCCATCCGGTCCACCTCCGATTGGCTCGCCCACCTCGGACCCACCACTCCGCTCAACTCCGCCTGCCGATCCGACCTCACCGATTTGACCTCTTGCGACGCCTGCGTCAACGCCGGCTTCcag GTCCAGACCGAGCTCATCCGAATCGATGGTAACACATCTCACTCCAGAGATTGTTTCTACTTTGCAGTATTATACGCTGCTGGAATTGTAAATGAGTATGGGCCAGAAAGTAATAGCGTGATTTCTTGCATTTTGGGCCTTACGATTGCTTCCCAGACTAAGTCAAGCAAGGCACATTCTGCTCTAGTGTTTGGACTCACTGGAGCCGGCATTGCCGTTTTGTTCATGTCTGTTTTGATATGTCTGTACTTTCGGTGGAATAAGAGAtggaggaaggagagtgataggTTTGACTGGGGAGACATTGAGGAATTGGGGTCAAGACCGCGGAATCCACGGCCAAATACGGGGTCAATATGGTTCAAGATTGATGAACTTGTGAAGGCAACTAATAATTTTTCGCAGAAGAATTTCATTGGGCGAGGTGGGTTTGGGATGGTATACAAGGGGAATTTACCAGATGGGACTGTGGTTGCCGTTAAGAGGGTGATAGAATCTGATTTTCAGGGCAATGAGGAGTTCTGTAATGAAGTTGAGATCATTAGCAATTTGAAGCACAGGAATTTGGTTCCCCTTAGAGGGTGTTGTGTGACTGGCGAAGATGGTGGGAATCATGACGAGAGAGAAAGCCAGAGGTTCCTTGTTTATGACTACATGTCAAATGGGAATGTAGATGACCATTTGTTTTGTTGTAAGAATGAAACTCGAATTGGGAAGCAACCATTGACATGGCCTCAGAGGAAGAGCATAATTTTGGATGTGGCAAAGGGGCTAGCTTATCTTCACTATGGGGTGAAACCTGCCATATATCATAGAGATATCAAGGGCACAAATATACTTTTGGATGCGGATATGAGGGCTAGGGTTGCAGATTTTGGGTTGGCAAAGCAAAGTAGAGAAGGGCAGTCTCATCTCACCACTAGAGTGGCTGGTACACACGGATACTTAGCCCCAGAATATGCGCTTTACGGTCAGTTGACTGAAAAGAGTGATGTTTATAGCTTTGGGGTGGTGGTTTTGGAGATCATATGCGGAAGAAAAGCTCTTGATCTGTCTTCCTCAGGACCGCCACATGCATTTCTAATTACAGATTGGGCTTGGTCGTTAGTGAAGGCGGGAAAAATTGAAGAGGTATTAGATGCTTCTTTGTTGGGTGATGGGGATTCGGCCAATTCGAATCCGAAGGCTATAATGGAGAGATTTGTCCTTGTTGGAATTTTGTGTGCTCATGTGATGGTGGCTTTACGGCCAACCATTTTGGATGCATTGAAAATGTTGGATGGAGATATCGAGGTTCCTGCAGTTCCTGATAGACCGACGCCACTAGGGCATCCTTCGTTTCCTGGGTATGGGAATACCTTTAGCATATCACCGGCATTGAGTGGGCTTAAATTGCTTACCGGAGACATGCTAAG ATAG
- the LOC131325505 gene encoding probable receptor-like protein kinase At1g11050 isoform X1 — MKSVSLILSLFSLSLLSLASSASTNTSTTATTCPMDLGYVQRIPWLTSTCKTNSNNISNCCQTLLSLYGIGLSQHLKETSLFNLPDLPTSVSCLSDFQSQLDFLSLPSNLTSLCFDPLQFVITPNLCASIRSTSDWLAHLGPTTPLNSACRSDLTDLTSCDACVNAGFQVQTELIRIDGNTSHSRDCFYFAVLYAAGIVNEYGPESNSVISCILGLTIASQTKSSKAHSALVFGLTGAGIAVLFMSVLICLYFRWNKRWRKESDRFDWGDIEELGSRPRNPRPNTGSIWFKIDELVKATNNFSQKNFIGRGGFGMVYKGNLPDGTVVAVKRVIESDFQGNEEFCNEVEIISNLKHRNLVPLRGCCVTGEDGGNHDERESQRFLVYDYMSNGNVDDHLFCCKNETRIGKQPLTWPQRKSIILDVAKGLAYLHYGVKPAIYHRDIKGTNILLDADMRARVADFGLAKQSREGQSHLTTRVAGTHGYLAPEYALYGQLTEKSDVYSFGVVVLEIICGRKALDLSSSGPPHAFLITDWAWSLVKAGKIEEVLDASLLGDGDSANSNPKAIMERFVLVGILCAHVMVALRPTILDALKMLDGDIEVPAVPDRPTPLGHPSFPGYGNTFSISPALSGLKLLTGDMLR, encoded by the exons ATGAAAAGTGTTTCCctaatcctctctctcttctccctctctctcctctccctcgcATCCTCAGCATCCACCAACAcatccaccaccgccaccacatgCCCAATGGACCTGGGCTACGTCCAACGGATCCCCTGGCTCACCTCCACCTGCAAAACCAACTCCAACAACATCTCCAACTGCTGCCAAACCCTACTCTCCCTCTACGGCATCGGCCTCTCCCAACACCTCAAAGAAACCTCCCTTTTCAATCTCCCGGATTTGCCCACGTCCGTCTCTTGCCTCTCCGATTTCCAATCCCAGCTCGATTTCCTCTCCTTGCCCTCCAATTTGACCTCCCTTTGTTTCGACCCTCTTCAGTTCGTCATTACGCCCAACCTCTGTGCTTCCATCCGGTCCACCTCCGATTGGCTCGCCCACCTCGGACCCACCACTCCGCTCAACTCCGCCTGCCGATCCGACCTCACCGATTTGACCTCTTGCGACGCCTGCGTCAACGCCGGCTTCcag GTCCAGACCGAGCTCATCCGAATCGATGGTAACACATCTCACTCCAGAGATTGTTTCTACTTTGCAGTATTATACGCTGCTGGAATTGTAAATGAGTATGGGCCAGAAAGTAATAGCGTGATTTCTTGCATTTTGGGCCTTACGATTGCTTCCCAGACTAAGTCAAGCAAGGCACATTCTGCTCTAGTGTTTGGACTCACTGGAGCCGGCATTGCCGTTTTGTTCATGTCTGTTTTGATATGTCTGTACTTTCGGTGGAATAAGAGAtggaggaaggagagtgataggTTTGACTGGGGAGACATTGAGGAATTGGGGTCAAGACCGCGGAATCCACGGCCAAATACGGGGTCAATATGGTTCAAGATTGATGAACTTGTGAAGGCAACTAATAATTTTTCGCAGAAGAATTTCATTGGGCGAGGTGGGTTTGGGATGGTATACAAGGGGAATTTACCAGATGGGACTGTGGTTGCCGTTAAGAGGGTGATAGAATCTGATTTTCAGGGCAATGAGGAGTTCTGTAATGAAGTTGAGATCATTAGCAATTTGAAGCACAGGAATTTGGTTCCCCTTAGAGGGTGTTGTGTGACTGGCGAAGATGGTGGGAATCATGACGAGAGAGAAAGCCAGAGGTTCCTTGTTTATGACTACATGTCAAATGGGAATGTAGATGACCATTTGTTTTGTTGTAAGAATGAAACTCGAATTGGGAAGCAACCATTGACATGGCCTCAGAGGAAGAGCATAATTTTGGATGTGGCAAAGGGGCTAGCTTATCTTCACTATGGGGTGAAACCTGCCATATATCATAGAGATATCAAGGGCACAAATATACTTTTGGATGCGGATATGAGGGCTAGGGTTGCAGATTTTGGGTTGGCAAAGCAAAGTAGAGAAGGGCAGTCTCATCTCACCACTAGAGTGGCTGGTACACACGGATACTTAGCCCCAGAATATGCGCTTTACGGTCAGTTGACTGAAAAGAGTGATGTTTATAGCTTTGGGGTGGTGGTTTTGGAGATCATATGCGGAAGAAAAGCTCTTGATCTGTCTTCCTCAGGACCGCCACATGCATTTCTAATTACAGATTGGGCTTGGTCGTTAGTGAAGGCGGGAAAAATTGAAGAGGTATTAGATGCTTCTTTGTTGGGTGATGGGGATTCGGCCAATTCGAATCCGAAGGCTATAATGGAGAGATTTGTCCTTGTTGGAATTTTGTGTGCTCATGTGATGGTGGCTTTACGGCCAACCATTTTGGATGCATTGAAAATGTTGGATGGAGATATCGAGGTTCCTGCAGTTCCTGATAGACCGACGCCACTAGGGCATCCTTCGTTTCCTGGGTATGGGAATACCTTTAGCATATCACCGGCATTGAGTGGGCTTAAATTGCTTACCGGAGACATGCTAAGGTAA